From Actinosynnema mirum DSM 43827, a single genomic window includes:
- a CDS encoding glutamate ABC transporter substrate-binding protein yields MAALSKSSLVWATAAVLALTSCGADDDTVLGRAEQGRITIGVAHDQPGLGLRRQDGNLRGFDIDVARYVATELGVPESGITWVEAPPEDRERLLTSGEVDLVVNGYSITPKRREVIDFAGPYYTAGQDLLVLIDNQEITGPDSLSRGQRLCSVTGTTSAQYVKDTFAKNVKLVEQPRFSECVTALLAGEVDALTTDDVVLAGYAAQNPELLRVVGEPFSEEEYGIGLPKGEQETKDAVTAALRKMVDSGEWKRAQEVNVGGSDYRLPEPPQIAS; encoded by the coding sequence GTGGCAGCGTTAAGCAAGTCATCCCTGGTCTGGGCCACCGCGGCGGTGCTCGCGCTGACCTCCTGCGGGGCCGACGACGACACCGTCCTCGGCCGCGCGGAGCAGGGGAGGATCACCATCGGGGTCGCCCACGACCAGCCGGGGCTCGGCCTGCGGCGCCAGGACGGGAACCTGCGCGGCTTCGACATCGACGTCGCGCGCTACGTCGCCACCGAGCTGGGCGTCCCCGAGTCGGGCATCACCTGGGTCGAGGCCCCGCCCGAGGACCGCGAGCGGCTGCTCACCTCGGGCGAGGTCGACCTGGTGGTCAACGGCTACTCCATCACCCCGAAGCGGCGCGAGGTCATCGACTTCGCGGGTCCGTACTACACGGCGGGCCAGGACCTGCTGGTGCTGATCGACAACCAGGAGATCACCGGGCCGGACTCGCTCAGCCGGGGCCAGCGGCTCTGCTCGGTCACCGGCACCACCTCGGCGCAGTACGTGAAGGACACGTTCGCGAAGAACGTGAAGCTGGTCGAGCAGCCCAGGTTCAGCGAGTGCGTGACCGCGCTGCTCGCCGGCGAGGTCGACGCGCTCACCACCGACGACGTCGTGCTCGCCGGGTACGCCGCGCAGAACCCGGAGCTGCTCAGGGTGGTCGGCGAGCCGTTCAGCGAGGAGGAGTACGGGATCGGCCTCCCCAAGGGGGAGCAGGAGACCAAGGACGCGGTCACGGCCGCGCTGCGCAAGATGGTCGACAGCGGCGAGTGGAAGCGCGCGCAGGAGGTCAACGTCGGCGGCTCCGACTACCGGCTGCCCGAGCCGCCGCAGATCGCTTCGTGA
- a CDS encoding GntR family transcriptional regulator, protein MISSHPSPGRRADKPVRAGIPEHGRVPRYYAVKTELLWLVEALGEGAALPSERELACRFSVSRVTLRQAVAELVLEGRLLRRHGSGTYVAPPKLVQPLSLVSYADGMRAQGIRPDRGVVTVERLPADEVLAEDLLVPHGDPVLHLERVMLADGARVGLESTYLPLSRFPGLLDALDPAGSLHACLRERFGVEFGGAEERVETVLAAPREALLIGTNPALPMLLLHRVAHDRSGTPVERSRSLYRGDRYSLAARVRAE, encoded by the coding sequence GTGATCAGCTCCCACCCCTCCCCCGGCCGCCGGGCCGACAAGCCCGTCCGCGCCGGGATTCCCGAGCACGGGCGGGTTCCCCGCTACTACGCGGTCAAGACCGAGCTGCTGTGGCTGGTCGAGGCGCTGGGGGAGGGGGCGGCGCTGCCGTCGGAGCGGGAGCTGGCCTGCCGGTTCTCGGTCTCGCGCGTGACGCTGCGCCAGGCCGTCGCGGAGCTCGTCCTGGAGGGCAGGCTCCTGCGGCGGCACGGCAGCGGCACCTACGTCGCGCCGCCCAAGCTCGTGCAGCCGCTGTCCCTGGTGAGCTACGCGGACGGGATGCGGGCGCAGGGCATCCGGCCCGACCGGGGCGTGGTGACCGTCGAGCGGTTACCCGCGGACGAGGTGCTCGCCGAGGACCTGCTGGTGCCGCACGGGGACCCGGTGCTGCACCTGGAGCGGGTCATGCTCGCCGACGGCGCGCGGGTCGGCCTGGAGTCGACGTACCTGCCGCTGTCCCGCTTCCCCGGCCTGCTCGACGCGCTCGACCCGGCCGGGTCGCTGCACGCCTGCCTGCGCGAGCGGTTCGGCGTGGAGTTCGGCGGGGCCGAGGAGCGGGTGGAGACCGTGCTGGCGGCGCCCCGCGAGGCGCTGCTCATCGGCACCAACCCCGCGCTGCCCATGCTGCTGCTGCACCGGGTCGCGCACGACCGGTCCGGAACGCCGGTGGAGCGCTCGCGCTCGCTGTACCGGGGCGACCGCTACAGCCTCGCCGCGAGGGTGCGCGCCGAGTAG